DNA from Brassica napus cultivar Da-Ae chromosome C4, Da-Ae, whole genome shotgun sequence:
AACaatcacaaaataaatattattaactaGATTAGTCACATATATATCTATTCGTGGGATGTCAATATTAATGTCATGCAGATCAACCCGTGTCCAAATACCCCAATCCATAGTGCATTCAACTTTTTTTACGGattgtatatatatgataaacgAGAGAgcatagataaatatattttacactactcttatcatttaaattattttcatatagtatatttatttttaatagtaatcCAACACTTGTGTACATGAATTAACATAGTTGggaatatcaaatatataataaattgagataaaaaaaaagcaaggaTCACTCAATAGCTTACTATATCAACTAATACAAAGAAAATGAAGGTTAAAGTGTTGGGATAGTTGATTACAAGATTCATtaattttgtttgatatttCATTGTGCTTAATGTAATAATTAGCTTCtataatttctaaaaaacataaaaacataatattttgaagatgtcttttttgttcttgtttttctatttttctcttcatttgtatttgaaattccttaaattattttgttatagataataaaatatataagaaaatatttgtgTTTCAAGTTATTCGTTATTTTTATAGtctattaaaactattaattttgCAAATGTTAAACTAGCCAACTTGcgtctaagagcatgattattggagggttcttagagtggggttcttagcggaatataagaatccgtctcttaacttttaactaaaaaagttaagaaccggctcttaaaactCTTGTTTAACATTTCTAAATTATTGGATTCAGTTCAGTTAAATTCAATTTTAACTGAACTGAATCTGCCGCGGATTcgattttattttggttagtgCGGACCAGCCCACCACAGATTAcagtttgtatatatatgtccAGATCTGCTCCTATACTGGGTTACTCGGACATAACCTGCGGGTTGCAGTCCACTTTGACATCTcagtatatttgttttaaaaaacaatgaggaagaagattgtattacatttaaaataaatagatgtagataccaaaaataaaaataaaaataatgtatgATACACTTGTATTCTTATTCAGTTTTtatattgtctttttttttataactggagATCTCGAACCACTCACTGACAAGACTACTAGTCCCATGAGAAAATCGATACTTATCATTTAAAACGTACATTGTCGCCAACCAATTTTAAAACAACGTGAGGAAATTTGAACcatgttataaatcattatgtgGATGGCCCATAACCAAGACCAAGACAAGGCCCAgccgtgtccaagaggagagagagtcggcgcccaagaggagagagagtcggccgacTTTAGTCTTAGGACGTTTtccatttatttgttttagatcttttcctatttcatgttgtattaggttttggataatttcctttttcttatactttgtaatccttatataagaaACCTCTATTactcattaataatacacagaaacaattccccattcttttacaacacgttatcagcaagATCGTCTCTAGATCCCTGAGACAAATCGAAACCTCTCaaccctaaaaaccctaagCCGGCGGCAACCGTAGACAAAACCTTGTCTCGTCTCAACTCCGATCAACCTCAGCCCCTAGACGTCCCCTGTTCAATCTGATCAGACGTCCCCAGCTCACGACCAAGCTCAGACGACCCGATCTCCTCGCAGCTCGCATCCGAGACGCCTCAAGCCCGCGATCGTCCTCAGCTCGCGCCTGCCCAAATCCGCGACCCGATTGGAGACAGCAAGTGTCCGCTTGGAATTTCATTCGTTCCTGATCTATCTCTctggtggtccggttctaaaTCCCCTACAAAGCAAAGGTATAACTTAATCTGAGAACCTAGATTGATCAGAAACCCTAATCCATAATTATGGAAACTTTGATCttgatcaaaaccctaaaaacctaCAAGATTAAAAATTGGCAATCTCTTAACTAGAAAGATAGAAATCGATTCCTTAGAACCTAAATTGATTGTTCCtgatttgattttgagaaaCCCTAAGTTttggaatcgaaaccctaaaccctaaagagCTGAATTCAATTTTTATTGATTGAATTGATTGATTTGAGGTTTTATGATTGTTAGATTGATTGAAGTAATCTAATATAGAacttgaatcctaaagaccttGAAACCTTTAATTAAAACCGGCAGCCTTAGTTTTTAAAgatgaaaccctaaattcataAATCAAATTGCTAAGGTTGTTcgaattacatataaatttgaattggATTGCATTCACATTGattaatgaaatcgaccagcaTGTAGAAAACATACAAATTCGAATCTGATTGCATTAAAACTCATATGGCCGTGTGGCATTAATCTCCCTGGTACATGTAGAATCAAATATTAGGATTGTTCGCACCATGGTCAATTAGTTTTACACGTCCGATCCTATTGCTTGTCCACatagccgtgcggcttgtttgttcgcaccatggtcgattagattgATTGTGTTCTCATAGATGCGTAAGACaagtttgtggccgagcttgttataccatgcggccacatgatcacattgtgaacctaaattgaaatgatgatgtgattcagatgtcgaaaatctcaaatagagactatgcagcccttaatctctccggagataactacttgcagtgggcgctagatacaaagatcagcttaaggtcaaaaggacttggtgatacaatcatCAAGGGCACCAATGAGACCGATAAGAATCAGTATAgggctataagtattatacgccatcacctcattgaaggtcaaaaagatcagtacattacGATGAAAAATCCACTAGAGctttgggatgctttacagcacagatatgatcaccagaaaacggtgttactCCCAAAAGCTAGAAATGActggaagaatctaagattcatgGATTATAAGTCAGTGGATGAGTACAATTCGGTCTTGTTTAAGACGGTCTCcatgctgagactttgtggtgaagtagtaaccgaaGAAGAGTTACTTGAGAAAACATTCTCTACGTTTCATTCCTCAAACATAATCCTGCAGCAGCAGTACCGAATGAAAGGCTTCgccacatacactgatctgatctcgtgcctgctactggccgaggcaaacaatgagctcctgatgaagaacagtgaagcTAGATCTGTCGGATCTGCCCCATTACCAGAGGCCAATGAAGTTGAAAAGCAAAATCCCAACGAGTGCAATTACATCCAGAATGATAAGAGATCACACGGCAAAGGCCGTGGTGGATACAGAAACCGTGACAATTACTCGAACGGTCGAGATAGGTACTTGGccggccggaaaggaaaccacaataatcgtggtcgtggttccaatcccGGCCGGGGCCGAGGCGGTTATGGCCGAGGTCGAGGCGGTatatccaaaccgtcttactcgaccaaatccgtttgtcacagatgtgggatgagcaaccattgggccaagaattgtAGGACTCCTAAGAACTTATGTGAGCTCTACCAGGAAAGTATTAAAGACAAGAACCCGAAGGCTCATATGGTCCATGATTCCGGTTATGAGGCTGATAAAGAATCTGATGTTGCAAATGACGACCTGATGGActttgagacttctgattgtctcaaagactaaaattttcgatacgacttgtttattgctttatgattgttttatgattgatttggtgtttttaatttCGGTGTTCTGCAACTTTAATAAATGAAAGTTTTGAAGTCTCTGAGAAATGAaatcttatttatagaaatgaatgaCGAAATGAGCATActcgtggtggatagtggcacaagtcatacAATACTTAGAGATAAAAGATATTTCTcaaatctcacaatgcaaagtgcaaacGTACACACCATTGCAGGTGTAGCcggcctgattgaaggtcacggccaggcATATGTATTGATGCCTAAGGGCACTCATCTAGAGATCAAAAatgccttgtattccccaagctctaaaaggagcctattgagtttcaaagacataagattgaacggtttccatcttgaaacatgggaagaaggaaataaagaattccttaacataattTTGATCACCAAAGGCTATAAAAGGATCCTAGAAACCTTACCTGCAATGTCTACTGGCCTATACTATACAAaggtcagtatgatcgaggctaaTGCCTGCGACAATTTCAccttatggcataaccggcttggccatcccggtactaacatgatgcgaaagttgATGATGAACTCACAAGGGCACACGTTCAAAGGAGTTGTCCCATACAATCTaacatgtgcagcatgtgcacaagggaaactcataaccaggccatcaccagccaaaattaataaagagatcataaattttctggaaaggattcaggGAGACATATGTgaaccaatacacccacctagtGGGACGTTTCGGTATTTCATGGTCCagattgatgcatcgaccagatggtcgcatgtctgcCTACTGTCCACACGAAACTTGGCATTTGCACGCCTGCTTGCTCAAataataagactgagagcacactttccagactttcctttaaagactatatgtctagacaATGTTGGTGAGTTTACGTCCCAGACGtttaatgactattgtatgtccatgggggtaagtgtagaacactccgtggcacatgtacatacacagaacggcttggccgaatcattcattaaacgtatccagctgatagccagACCATTGCTCATGCGGTCTCAGCTCCCGGTATCAGCGTGGGGACATGCCGTATTACATGCAacagaactgattcgcatcaggccatctagtgagcatagatattcgccATCCCAGTTActcacgggtcatgagccagacgtgtcccacatcaaaacatttggatgtgccgtctacgttccaattgTTCCACCACAGAGAACGAAAATGGGACCAtaaaggaggatgggaatatacgtaggatatgactcCCCAAGTATTAtcaagtatcttgagccaacaaccggtgatttgtttaaggccagatacgcagactcacagtttgatgagtccacatatccgaccttagggggagataacggcCGGTTGAGCAAAGAAATCGAATGGTCTcgaccatcaatatcttggcaagatcctcggactaaagaatgtgatatggaagtccaaaagattatacatcttcaaaaTCTAGCTAATCAACTGCCAGattcatttgctgacccaaatcgAGTGACAAAATCGTAtatcccggcttgtaatgcaccaatacGAATAGATGTCCAGAAGGGACaaggtcaagtggctacagagtctaaacaacgtctcaaacgtggtagacctattggttccaaagataaacagcctcggaagtccaagagaggtgctggatccgagagcatcatGGAAACGGTCCAGAACATTGATGGACCGGCCGAGCCGACCCAGACGGTCGAGCCAAGTGAGCCGGCCACGCCATATGATCCGACCGTCCCATATAATGCGGTTCGGGACGCCGAACTTCATGGGACACAAGGGCCggacaatcaagagatctctataaactatataatgtctggaacgaaatggaacagaaataatatcgacgtcgatgatatttttgcttataaagtagcacttgagatcatggaaaaagatgaggatctagaacccacgtccatatatgaatgcatgcaaagatcagagtggatcaaatggaaagaagctataaacgtggagttagaatcattaaagaaaagaggcgtttttggccctatagccgtgacacctagagatgtcaaaccagtgggatacaaatgggtctttgtgagaaagagaaatgagaaaggagaagtagtgagatacaaagcacggcttgtagcacaaggattctcacagagaccaggaatagattatgaggaaacttattcccctgtggtggatgcaactacattaCGATACttgatcagtctggccgtgaaagagaagcttgatctgcgcctaatggatgtagtaactgcgtATCTGtacggtccactggataatgtaattcatatgagagttccagagggtattgagctcaaagataagaaaggttctcgagaacagcattgcattaagctgaataaagccttgtacggtttgaaacaatcaggtcgaatgtggtacaaccgATTATCAGAGTACCTAATGAAAGAAGgttataagaacgatccaataagtccatgtatctttataaagagaATTGACAGCAAGGGCTTCGTGATtatgtctgtctatgtggacgacctgaatgtgATTGGAAcccctggagagatttcccaaacggtcgaatgtctaaagaaagaattcgaaatgaaagacttaggaaaaactaagttctgttttgtactgcaatttgagtatgtggataatggaatccttgtgcatcaaaagacatatacataaaagatactcaagcagttCAATATGGACAAGGCTCATTCCTTGTCAagtcctatggtcgtgaggtccttagaccttgagaaggaCCCATTCGGACCAAGGAAGCCGGACGACGATATGCTCGGGCCGGAAATACCTTATCTAAGTGCCATTGGAGCCTTAATGTATTTGGCTAGCCATACTAGACCGGTCATAAGTTTTTCCGTGAGTTTACTGTCTAGATTCAGTTCATGTCCGACACTTAGGCACTGGAACGGAAtaaaacatctgttcagatatctaCAAGGAACAACCGATCTCGGATTGTTCTATACCGATCGGCCAAAAGAGAACATGGccggatatgcagatgctgggtacttatctgacccacacaatgctagatctcagacagGTTACGTGTTTATACACGGTGGGGCTGCAGTAAGCTGGCGGTCCACAAAACAAACCTTAGTGGCAACATCATctaatcatgccgagatcatagccatgtatgaagcaagccgagagcttgtgtggttgaggaacatgaccggccatatTCTTAAAGAGAGTGGCTTGGCCGTgggaaaggaaaaagaagaaccaacgatcatctatgaggacaatgcagcttgTATAACTCAGCTCAAAGATGGATACGTTAAGGGAGATAGAACGAAACACAtcttgcctaagttcttcttcactcaCGACCTGCAGAATGCTAAAGAAGTTGAAGTGGTTCAGGTTCGGTCCAGTGACAATTCGGCCGATCTGTTCACTAAGTCTCTGCCAACCTCaacgttcaggaagctggttcatcagataggaatgcgccagttgaaggatcttcagtgatgccttcatcagggggagtgtcatgtgttgtactctttttcctgtctacggtttccatttttttcccatcttgggtttttggtttttctagAGAGGTTTTGATGAGGTAAACGTCGTGCATGATACAAAcccatatggttatggcatccaagggggagtgttataaatcattatgtgGATGGCCCATAACCAAGACCAAGACAAGGCCCAgccgtgtccaagaggagagagagtcggcgcccaagaggagagagagtcggccgacTTTAGTCTTAGGACGTTTTCCATTTatctgttttagatcttttcctatttcatgttgtattaggttttggataattttctttttcttatactttgtaatccttatataaggaacctttattactcattaataatacacagaaaCAATTCCCTATTCTTTTACAACAAACCACGATTTATCAATTTCTTGTATGAATTCTTTTAATCATCAAACTaccataagtttttttttttttttggataaaatattttcatataagttagttaaaacatatatgatttactAGTTTATAAATAGTTCTAGATGGCTGATCACTTCTCTGTATTTGAACGATTAATGTTTAAGATTTGTACATATTCTTATCTATCATTTACtagttttgtttagttttatttttattggtatacaattcatattttaaatttatattttagttttaaatcaaATTGAATTAAGTAAAATCTAAAACAACTTTTCCAAATACGGAAGGTGTATTATTACCCAAACTCTTCGTTCCCGTCTCCCATTGTCTTAGAAACGTAAATCTTTAACTGTTTCCGTGCCGCTCCTGAACTTCTCCTCTGCAGAGAATCTAAACGTCAATGTTTCCTTCCACGGAAGCTCCGAGTAGAATCTTCCGGCAAAGCTATCGGCGTAACCGGAGATCTCACCCCATTTCCTCTTGGCTTTCTGTTTCTCCGATGCCGGCAAGTCAAAAAAAGTTCCCATACACTTGTAGGCACGTGCTAATATCCCCTCCTGAACTCCATGGTTTGTGACGAGGAAGAAGCCGTGAAGCTTCGCAGCTTCGGACACGAGCCTAGACGCTTGAGAAGTCGCGACATGGTTGTCTTGTCCGGAGAGAAAACTGGAGATGTCGAGGATAGGGACTTGGAGCACTTTGATGTCGGTGGAAGGTTTGTCTTCGTCGGACCATACGTATTCCGATGGTATGTTGCTTGGTTGGTTGTTTAAGACTTTTGCATCGAAGCCTGGATGGGGAAGATTTGTAATGGAGGACATActgcggtttatttatatgattatgGTAGAAACTTTCGGAATTATATTTTATGCACTTTGAAAGCTTTTCTCTCGACACTTTGTTGAGATGGCATTTATAGGAGTCGCCATGAAGAGTAATATTAGGTCAAATCtggaattttgtttatttttaagttttatttggaGTTCTTAAAAGAAACCACCTTTAAAGTTTTGAGTCTTGACATAAAAACGACGTATATGTATTCtgttaaatataatttgttttctacTGATAAAATATGAGATATTACCATATAGACATACTTTAGTCTTGGACAGTTACACTTTTAGATACTTTCTGCTGGTACTGTACTTTAGACttgcttttttattttgtttagacAAAATTGCCATTTGTTGGAAAGAGATAGATAAGACCAAAAAGATACCAGTttcatttgtttcttttaaaacaCAAGTTACGTTctcaattatttattaataaatgtctCCCTTCTATTCTCTCCCCTTCAGTTACATTCCTTTTTTACTTAACTCACCTTAAACACTTAATTTGAGATTCATGTGGTTAGAAAACAGAGGATGCTAACCACATCCCACGACGTGTACCTCTCCATTATTCAACCAATATGATGTTGAGTGTTTTGCCAACCAAACTCATTATCAAATATCCGTGGATGTATGACAACTACCATAATACTCACGTCATGCTCACCAACCGGAAC
Protein-coding regions in this window:
- the LOC111198092 gene encoding gibberellin 20 oxidase 3; this translates as MSSITNLPHPGFDAKVLNNQPSNIPSEYVWSDEDKPSTDIKVLQVPILDISSFLSGQDNHVATSQASRLVSEAAKLHGFFLVTNHGVQEGILARAYKCMGTFFDLPASEKQKAKRKWGEISGYADSFAGRFYSELPWKETLTFRFSAEEKFRSGTETVKDLRF